The genomic window AGACAGAGCATGGCAGTGGCATAATGGCAGCTTTCGGCCAGCGCTTATTCTTGCGCAGGTCATACCGCATTCACGCAAAAAGGAATTTCTGTTATGGCCGGTGCCAGCCTCTTAGTTCTATTCGATGATATTGCCAGTGTGCTAGATGATGTCGCCTCCATGACCAATCTGGCAGCCAAAAAAACTGCTGGCGTCTTGGGCGATGATCTGGCTTTGAATGCCGAACAAGTCAGCGGAGTGCGCGCCAGTCGCGAGTTGCCGATAGTGTGGGCAGTAGCAATGGGTTCGTTTAAAAATAAACTGATCTTAGTGCCGCTGGCATTGGCTTTGAGTGCCTTTGCGCCGGTCTTGATCATGCCCTTATTAATGCTCGGCGGTGCTTACCTGTGTTTTGAAGGTTTTGAAAAACTAGCGCATAAGTATTTACATAGCGCCGCTGAAGATCAGGCTGAACATGATGATCTGGTGCAGGCTTTGGCGCATGAAGAAGTCGATATGCTGGCCTTTGAAAAAGATAAGATCAAGGGCGCGATCCGTACCGATTTTGTACTCAGCGGTGAGATCATCATCATTACCCTGGGCACGGTGGCGGGGGCCGCGTTTTCGCGCCAAGTGGTGGTGCTCAGCGCGATCGCCATCATCATGACGGTCGGCGTGTATGGACTGGTCGGTCTGATCGTTAAGCTAGACGATATCGGCCTGTATCTAAAAACAAAAAAAGGTAGCGCCGCCTTGCGTGGCTTGCGTCATAGCGTCGGCGATGCGCTGCTGGCGTTTGCCCCTAAGCTGATGAGGGCGCTGACCGTGATCGGTACCATCGCCATGTTCATGGTCGGCGGCGGCATCCTGACGCATGGCATCCCAGCGGTGCATCACTTCATAGAAAACAGCGCACTAGCAGTTGCCAGTGTGGCTGGAGTAGGCGCGCTGTTGGCAGCGCTCACACCATCGCTGCTGAATGCCATAGCTGGAGTGATCGCCGGCGCCATCGTGCTGGTCGCGGTGACGCTATTGCAGCGTATCTACGGCGTGTTTAAGAGCAAGCCTGCGTAGCGTAAATTTAAAAACCACCCCTGCCAGCACGCATATCCTATGCGGCCTGCAGGGCTGTGCCTTGCGAAGCCGCATGGAATATGCGCGAGCGGGGTGGTGCTGGTAAATTTTTTGAGGCAACTTACTTCTTGATTACTTCTTGATTTTTTGCGGACGCTGCCAGTTGTCTAGGGTGATTTGGCGGGCGCGTGAAACGGTCAATTTGCCCGCTGGTGCATCCTTGGTCAGGGTGGTGCCAGCGCCCAGGGTTGCGCCCTTACCTACCGTGACCGGCGCTACCAATTGGCTGTCGCTACCGATGAAAACATCGTCTTCTATGATGGTGCGGAACTTGTTGGCACCGTCGTAATTGCAGGTGATGGTGCCGGCACCGATGTTGACGCGGCTGCCGACGGTGGCATCACCGATGTAGGCCAGATGATTGGCCTTGCTGTGAGCCGCGATCTGGCTGTTTTTTACTTCGACAAAATTACCGATATGCACGTCGTCAGCCAATTCTGTGCCGGGGCGCAGTCTGGCATAGGGGCCGATCTGCGATTTGGCACCGATGATCGCTTCGTCGATATGGCAGAAGGCCTTGATGCTGCTACCGGCTTTGATATGCGCATCTTTAATCACGCAGTTGGGGCCAACGCTAACGCCGTCTTCCAAAGTGACACAGCCTTCAAACACGCAACCGACATCGATGCTGACATCGCGTCCGCAAGTGAGTGTGCCACGCACATCGATACGCGCCGGGTCCATTAAAGTGACGCCTTGTTCCAGCAGACGCTTGGCGATATTACTTTGATGGACGCGCTCTAATTCTGCCAGTTGCACCTTGCTATTCACGCCCAGAGTTTCCCAGATCGCATCTGGTTGTGCCGAAACGACTGCCACGCCGTCGGCCACGGCGCGCGCCACGATGTCGGTCAGGTAGTACTCGCCTTGCGCGTTATTGTTGGAGAGCGTGGTCAACCAGTATTTCAGCTTGGCAGTCGGCGCGATCAGGATACCGGTGTTGATTTCTGTAATCTGTTTTTCTGCTTCATTGGCATCTTTTTGCTCGACGATGCGCACTATTTTGCCGTCTTCACGCACCATGCGACCCAGGCCAGTCGGGTCGGCCATTTCGGCGGTCAGGATGGCGAGTTTGTCTTGGCCCGCAGCCGTGATCAGTCTTTGCAAGCTGGCGCTGGTGGTCAAAGGCACATCGCCGTACAGCACCAGAGTCGGCACGCTGTCGTCTAACACAGCGCTGGCTTGCGCCACTGCATGGCCAGTGCCTAGCTGCGGCTCTTGCTTGGCAAACCGCAGGTCGTCGGCAGCTACTGTGGCGGGCACTTGCTCGCCGCCATGGCCGTAGATCACGCAGATATTGGCAGAACCTATGTTTTGCAGACTGCGCGCCGTGTCTATCACGTGCGACAGCAAAGGCTTACCGGCCAAGGGGTGCAAGACCTTAGGTAAGGCCGATTGCATACGTTTGCCCATACCGGCGGCGAGGATAACGACATTCATGGGAGAGCTTTCTAGTGAATATTGTGCAAATTTTAACATACCGCCCATTTTGTTTCTAGGCGAAATGATTGCAAAAACTGACTAGGCTAGCTTAGGCTTAGTGCGGAGCTGCTGCTGGACCATAGCGGCCGCGGTTTTACTGCTCAGGCGGCAATAAGGGAAAATTAAATACGATGCGCAAGCCATGTCCGGCTTCGCTCTCTAGTTGTACCTTGCCCTTGAAGATGGCATGGGTTAGGTTGTAGACGATAGACAGACCCAAGCCCGAACCGCCTTGCCCCAGTTTGGTGGTGTAGAAGGGTTCAAATACGCGATGCTGTAGCTCTTTGGCGATGCCCAAGCCGTCATCTTGATACACCAGCTCTACGCTGTCTATTAGCTGCTGTGCGCTGATCAGAATATGCCCGCTCTTGCTCGCATTAAAACCGTGGTGCAGTGAGTTCATCACCAGATTACTGAGTATCTGCTCAAGGTAACCGGGATAACTATCCATTTGCAGACCGGCTGCGATGCGTATCTCTACCTCGGCCTTGGCACGTCGTATTGCTGGCCCCAGCGCATTGAGTATGTCTTGGACTAAGATGTGCAGATCGAAGTTGCGCCTGCGCTCGCTGGTTTGATCCACCGCGACGCGCTTGAAGCTGGCGATTAATTCGCCCGAGCGTTGGCTGTTGCGCATGATCAGTGCGCTCGCGTTCTGGCAATCTTCCAGCAATAGATGGAGTTTGCTGCGGCTAATATGTCCACTGGCGAGTAGCGCATCGAGTTGGCTTATTCTGTCATTGAGGGTGGAGGCAACCATCAGGGTATTGCCTATCGGTGTATTGAGTTCGTGGGAAATGCCTGCCACTAGAGAGCCGAGCGATGCTAATTTTTCCGACTGTATCACTTGCTGCATCGCCAGACTCAGTTCACGGGTGCGTTCTTCT from Undibacterium parvum includes these protein-coding regions:
- the glmU gene encoding bifunctional UDP-N-acetylglucosamine diphosphorylase/glucosamine-1-phosphate N-acetyltransferase GlmU, which codes for MNVVILAAGMGKRMQSALPKVLHPLAGKPLLSHVIDTARSLQNIGSANICVIYGHGGEQVPATVAADDLRFAKQEPQLGTGHAVAQASAVLDDSVPTLVLYGDVPLTTSASLQRLITAAGQDKLAILTAEMADPTGLGRMVREDGKIVRIVEQKDANEAEKQITEINTGILIAPTAKLKYWLTTLSNNNAQGEYYLTDIVARAVADGVAVVSAQPDAIWETLGVNSKVQLAELERVHQSNIAKRLLEQGVTLMDPARIDVRGTLTCGRDVSIDVGCVFEGCVTLEDGVSVGPNCVIKDAHIKAGSSIKAFCHIDEAIIGAKSQIGPYARLRPGTELADDVHIGNFVEVKNSQIAAHSKANHLAYIGDATVGSRVNIGAGTITCNYDGANKFRTIIEDDVFIGSDSQLVAPVTVGKGATLGAGTTLTKDAPAGKLTVSRARQITLDNWQRPQKIKK
- a CDS encoding DUF808 domain-containing protein, encoding MAGASLLVLFDDIASVLDDVASMTNLAAKKTAGVLGDDLALNAEQVSGVRASRELPIVWAVAMGSFKNKLILVPLALALSAFAPVLIMPLLMLGGAYLCFEGFEKLAHKYLHSAAEDQAEHDDLVQALAHEEVDMLAFEKDKIKGAIRTDFVLSGEIIIITLGTVAGAAFSRQVVVLSAIAIIMTVGVYGLVGLIVKLDDIGLYLKTKKGSAALRGLRHSVGDALLAFAPKLMRALTVIGTIAMFMVGGGILTHGIPAVHHFIENSALAVASVAGVGALLAALTPSLLNAIAGVIAGAIVLVAVTLLQRIYGVFKSKPA